The genomic region CGTATGAGCGTTCAATATCACGCCAAAGATTTCAAGACGATCCTCAACAAGCTGAAGCTCATCGATAGCTGGTTCTGGTGCCGATACACCCTCAATCCTATAACGGCTGCGAATTTGCCTGCACCTATTGTGATTCGCGGAGCCACAAATATCATCTTCACCCCGATTTCGACCATCAGATTTTCATCAAGACGAATATCGGCCGGATGCTGGAGGCGCGAACAAAGGAACTACTCAAGACGGCGGCTTAGCACCAATTCACCAGAATGCGAAAGGTCACATTGATGAAGACGTGGATAAAGAATGCCGGCCAAACGGAATTCCCCCGGTAGGCAACGTATCCGAAATAGATGCCGGTAGGAATGGTGCTGATCACTTCCGCCTCCGGTTTACCGATGTGAAGGAGAACGAATGGGATCATCTGAATCAGGATGCTCGCTTCCTTGAATCGTTCTCTGAGCCCGAAGAGCAGAAAACCGCGGAACATAAACTCCCATCCGGCTTGATATCCTATTGTTTCCAGGAGATAAACGGGCAGGTTGAAGTCACTGATCGAATAGTACTCCTCAAAGGAGGAAAATCGGGAAGCGATGAGCAGGATCGGTAATGCGACCAGGCAAGCAACTGCCACATGGACCCGCCATACACGGAAGTCGCCCATCCTCAATCCGAAGTCGAGGGGGTTTTTCCGGAGCAGAATGATGACGGTAAGAATGGGCAAGAGTGCATAGAATACCAGAGAATCCGCCCAGTCGGAGTAGATCGAATGGTTCTCTGCCAGAATCAGAAAAAGGGCGGCAGCGGATATGATCACGGCCTCGTGATAATTCCGCGCGAGGAAAGCTTGCATCTCCTGGAGTTCTTTTCTGATCACAACTTCCAACGTCCTGAGTGGAACTTGTGATCATTATACACCGCGAAGAATATGATAGAATTCAAAAGGCAAAAGCAAAAAAGAGAGGTAACAATGCGCCGGCAAGGAAATGAGGCCCCTCTCGTCACTCCCCACCGGGTATTGACGGATAACGGCATTGATCCGGCTGAATATCCGTTCAGCACTGCGGTGCTGGTTTTCATGCCTGTAGGATTTATTGCCCGGCTTTTCGATGGAGAACCCCCTGGCAAGCGAATCTTCGGCATGGTGAACAAATGCCTGGTTCGCCCCGATCATGGAGGCACCCTTCTAATGGGGCCCGTCTACGGCAGTCCGGTTTGCGCCTCGGCCCTCGAGGAGCTGTCTGCGCTGGGCGTAAAACACGTTGTCGGATTCGGACTCTCCGGCTCGCTGGTCCCGGAAATTGTTCCCGGTGACCTGATGATCGCCTCCTCCGGCCTTGCTTCCGATGGGACGACCAAGGAATACACCGACGACGACGAAATCGGGCCGGACCCTGAACTACTGACCCTGACCCAGGACATCTTCCAGAAACATGGGCTCAAACCCAAAACGGGCAAAGTCTGGACCACGGACGCCATCTACCGGGAGTATCCATCGAAAGTCTCCTTCTGGCGAGAGAAAGGGGCTTCTTATGTAAATATGGAAACCTCCGCCTTCTACGCTGTAGCGCGGGAAGTAGGCATCCGCTCCGTATACCTTTCGTTAGTATCCGATCACGTGGGAGGGGAGGAGTGGACAGGCTGGCCAGCCGATCCGAGCGAAGGCCTCACTCAGCTCTGGAATGTGTGCCGGGATATCATCGCCGAAGTCGGCAAAAAGGGGAGAAACAATGGATAAGAGAATCATCAATCGAAAGAATGCTCCGGCCTCAGATGCGCCATACTCGCCGGCCATTGCCTGCGGATCGTTCATTTTTGTCTCCGGTCAGGTTCCGATCGACCCCGGAACCGGAGCCATCATTTCGGCAGATTTCGGGGAGCAAGCCGAACAGTGCTTTCAAAACCTGAGGGCGATCCTCGAAGAGGCAGGCTCATCGCTGGAGAAAGTCGTCAAAACCACCGCCTTCCTGACCAACCTGGATGACTTCGGCAAGTTGAATGAGGCCTACAAGCGCCACTTCCCCAAGGAAAGACCTGCCAGAAGCTGTATCGAGGCAAGCAGACTTCCCCTTGGAGCCAGAGTGGAAATTGAAGCAATTGCCGTTATTTGAACTCGGCCAATACCTGCCCTAATACCTATCTTCGGGACAGCCGTACTACCGTAACCCCGGCGCCACCCTCGCGAGGCTCCGCTGGCCGAAACGACTCGACCAGCGGATGGTGCGCCAGCTCGCGCCGCACTACCAGCCGCAACGTACCCGTGCCTTTCCCATGGATGACTCTAACAGTGTGCAATCCGGCAACAAAGGCATCGTTCAAGTACTGATCCAGATTTGCCAGCGCATCCTCAACGCTGAGGTGCCGCAGCATTACTTCCGTCTCCGGTCTATTCATCATTCATCAGTTGACCTTAGAACCATTATATTACAATCAGCTCTCAAATGCGTGTCAGCTCAGGGTGGCCGGACTTGACTATCATCGAAAATGAGATATACTAGCCATAAACGGCCTTGCTGGCTATGCGTATATCAGCGGCCATCTCAATTTGAAGGAGGGCATATGAAGAAGCTGGGGGGCATTATTGCAGCTACTGTCGCGGCCGTAGTCATATTGACGATGGGCTGCGCCATCGAGTTGCCTGAGAACATATGGTCAGATTTCCATAACAACCTGGCCAATACCGGTTATTCCATTTCGAGTGGCGTTAAAGACGGAGAGGTGAAATGGGATTTTTCGGGCGCCGGATCGATCGCCACCTCGCCCGCGGTTCGATACGATAAGGTCTACGTAGCGGCCGAAGATGGAGCTGTCTACTGCCTGAAGAAGAGCGGAACCTATGTCTGGAGATATCCCCAGCAGGGCAGCATTGGCGATGTCCTGACCTCCCCGGCAGTTGCAGGCGATAAGGTCTTTGTGGGCTCAGATGATGGAAATGTTTACGCCCTGAATGCCAAGACCGGTGAATTGAAGTGGAAACAACCGCTGGGTGCTCCGATACATTCCGCACCTACAGTAGCCAGCGGCAAGGTGTTGCTGGGTTGCGACGATGGCAATCTCTATGCCCTGGATGATGGCGATGGAAAAATCAAGTGGAAATACCCGACAGATGGTCCGATATACACTTCACCGGCAGTGAAGACCGATAAGGTCTATTTCGGTTCGGATGATACCAATGTCTATTGTCTGAAGATAAAGAAGGACAAGGGAGAGTTCATCTGGAAGTTCCCCACGGGCGATAAGGTGCGCTCCTCGGTGGCCATCGGCGGGAGTCAGATCTATTTCGGCTCCGATGACACCAACGTCTATTGCATCGATGCGGGGAAAAACATGACAACCTATTACTGGAAGGTCCCCACGGATGGACCGGTGCGCTCCTCCCCAGCTCTGGCATACAGCAATGTCTTCATCGGCTCGGACGACGGCAATATCTATTCCCTGGAGGATGGCAAGAAGGGCGGCGAGTTGAAATGGAAATATCCGACGGACGGCGAGGTTCGATCCTCTCCGGCCGTGGCCGGCAAAATCATGTACGTCGCCTCCTACGATGGCAATATCTATGCTCTGGATAAGAACAAAATGAACGATAACAAGGTCGTCGAAGCATTGAAATTCAAGCAGCCGGTAGGGGAAGGCGCGGTTGACTCTTCGCCGGCTATCGCTTCCGGCAGGCTCTACATTGGTGGCGACAAACTTGTTTGCTTTAAAGACTGATCATCCTCGCTCTGAGCCAAGGAGTTGAGGGCAGGTTCCTAACAGACGAAACGGCCCCCCGAAAAACCCAAGTTTTTCGGGGGGCCGTTTCGTCTCCGCAATCCTCTCAGTTCTGGTGCATTCTCCACGGGGATTATGCTATACTGATCGAAATCAGGTCCGGACAGTGGCACCTCGCCAAGACTATTCAGGAGGGGAACATGAAAGATTCCAACATCGTCCAGGTTAAAGGCGTGCACAAAACCTATGATACGGGCCAGGTCAAAGTACACGCTTTGCGAGGCGTTGATCTGGAGATCAGAGATGGGGAAATGATGGCCATCATGGGGCCCAGCGGATGCGGCAAAACCACCCTTCTGAATTGTCTCTCCGGCCTGGATTCAATCGACCAGGGGGAAATCTCCGTCAAGGGACATATCATCCCCAAAATGTCCGATAAGGAACGCACCAAGTTTCGCGCCGAGGAGATGGGGTTTGTCTTCCAGGCGTTCAATCTGCTGCCGGTGCTCAATGTGGTGGAGAATGTGGAGTTGCCCTTGCTGCTATCGGGAACCAAGCAGCGCGAGGCCAGGAAACGAGCTGAGGACGTGCTGGAACTGGTCCATCTCGGGGATCAGCGAAACAAAAGGCCAGCCGAACTCTCCGGTGGTCAGCAACAGCGAGTGGCCGTGGCAAGGGCCTTGGTGAACAATCCGGTAATCGTCTGGGGAGACGAACCCACGGGCAATCTGGATAGCGAAACAGCCATGGAAATAATGCACGTACTGCGAAGCCTCAACAAAGAGAAAGGGCAGACCTTCGTCCTGGTGACTCATTCGCAGGAAGTGGGCGAATTCACCGACCGCATCGTCCGCATGCGCGATGGAGTCATCGAGTGTGACAGCATCAATGGCAAGGATTCCTGCCTGGATAACCAGGTGCGATAATGCTTATCTCAGACTCCAGATAATCGAGATGATGTGAGGGAGGCAAGCTAATGGCAGACCTGAAAGTCATGCTGGTACCGCTTATAGTAATCTTCGCATTGTTCGTGGCGGGGATTTCCGTCCTCGCTTTGCGCAACAAGGTGATTTTTAAAATGGGGGCGCGCAACCTCCCACGCCGACCGGCCAATACCCTTCTGACCTGTCTGGGCCTGATGCTGGCAGCCATGATTTTCTCTGCCTCCTTTGCCACGGGAGATACTCTGACGCACTCCATCCGCAGCATTGCCGTGGATTACATCGGGCAGGTGGATGTCATGGTGATGAGTGATGGAGTGGAATTCGGAGGGCAAGGACACACAATGGATGCCAGCAGCAGAAGCGTATACTTTGATCAGGCTGAACTCCAAAACGTGGAAGTTGCCCTGAGCGATCTCTCTCAGAAAGGCGTAGTCGAAGGGGTTGCGCCTGCCATTATTGAAACAGACATACCGGTAATCGCCAGGGAAACGAGTCTGAACGAGCCTCAGGTCACCCTGCTGGGGTTTGACTATCGGTATATGAAGTCCTTTGATCCCCTCTTGGAGAAAGGCAACCGGGAGCTTTCCCTAAAAGACCTTGAGGACAAGGGGAGCGGCTATGCCTACGTCAATACCGGCCTGGCAGAAGCCATCTCTGATCAGAACCGGACGATAGGCGTCGGCGACCAGATAGAGGTCTATCTGAGTCAAGACCCCACCTTTCTGACCATCGCCGGCATTTATAAAACGGGGGGCAATCCAACCGTATTCAGCTTCGATACCTCCGCGTCTATCATCATGCCCCTTGATCATCTGCAAGCCCTGCGGGGTTCCAGCGATATCAACTTCATCCTCATCACCAATAAAGGCGGAGCCCTTACCGGGGCAAAGCATACCGATACAGTCATGGCTTCCCTCGAACCGGCGCTGAATGGAACGGGGATCAAGGCACAGCCCATCAAGCAGGATGCTCTGGACCAAGCTGACGAGGGAGGCGCTACGTTCTCTACCATGTTCATGGTCTTCGGCAGTTTCTCTATCATTGCCGGAGTCCTCCTGATCTTCCTCATCTTCGTCATGCTGGCAGCCGAAAGAAAGCAGGAACTGGGCATGACGCGAGCAATAGGCGGGCAGCGGGGACACATCATTCGACTCTTCACTTTTGAGGGGACCCTGTATGCACTGTTGGCCTCAGCCATTGGCGCCGCGCTGGGGTTAGTGGTCGCCTGGGGAATGATCCAGATGATGAACTCCGCCTTTGAAGAAATGGGCTTTGATCTGACATACTACTACACCGCCAGCGGCCTTATCATATCCTACACCCTGGGGGTTGTATTAACCGTGCTGGTGGTTTTCTTCTCGGCACGCAACGTCAGCCGACTCAATATCATATCCGCTATCAAGGATATTCCCGAATCCAAGCGGGCCGACAAGCACCCGATCCGGAGTATCGCCATCACCGTCCTGGTTCCCCTGGTGGGGCTCCTCTCCCTGATAAGCGGGCTGCAGGAAAAGATGCAGGTCTCCTACACCCTCGGGGCGTCTCTCCTCATCATCGGCATCTGTCTGGTGGCCAGGAAACTCCGCCTGCCGGACAGGCCCGCCTTCACCCTGGCGGGCCTTGGCCTTTTGACTTTCTGGCTCATTCCTTTCAGCTGGCATCCCTACCACGATGAGATGAGCGGCGGCATGGAAATGTTCATCCTTTCAGGGGTAATGCTGGTCCTGGGAGCAGTGTGGACTATCATGTATAACTCAGACCTGCTGCTGACGGCAGGTTATGTCTATCTTCGGGCGAATCCGGGCACTGGCGCCGATTTTGAAGCCAGCCGTAGCCTATCCCCTGGCCAGTCGGTTCCGCACCGGAATGGCCGTAGCCATGTTCTCTATGATCGTCTTCACACTGGTGGTCGTGTCTGTCATCAGTGCTTCTTTCAGCAAACTGCTCGATGACACCGAACGCGTCAGCGGCGGGTTCGATATCAGGGCAGAGGTGAGCTACATCAATCCCATAACCGATATCAATGCTGCCCTTGAGAAGACTGATGGTGTTGGCCCGAACGATTTTCAAGCAATCGCCGGCTTCAACACTGCCGTGGCTAACGTGCGCGATGCCAGCAGTGATAAACAGAACACGGACGGAGATAAGAAATGGGAGCTCTTACCCGTGGTAGGAACCGATGCCGGATACACTGAAAACGTGACCTACAATTTTGAATTGGTGGCCGAGAAATACTACAACGAAGGCGCTTCCGGCCGAGAGGTGTGGGAGGCACTCACCAACAACCCGAATCTGGCCGTGGTCAACCTGGCGCTGGTTCCCACCAAAGAGACCGGTGACTTCGGTGACACCGGCATTGACTTGGTCATTGGCAAAGGCAGATTCTATCTTCAAGATAAGTTCATGCCCGATGATATCTATGTTGAGATTCAGAACCCTCTGACCAAGACAACTCAAACGCTGCAGGTAATCGGCGTGGTCGATGCCATGTCCGGTCCCTATGCCTCTCTGATAACCACCTCCCAGGCAACCATCAACTCTTTCCTGGGATTCCCCCGCTCGTCCAATGCTTACCGCTTGATGGTGAAACCGGAACAAAAGGACAATATCCCCAACTTGGCCAAGAACCTGGAAAAGAACTTTTTGGCCAATGGCATGAATACCGAGGTAATGGCCGAAGAAGTCAAAGACTACGGCAAGACAATGGACATGTTCATGAATCTCTTGATGTCATTCATGGGACTGGGCCTTATTGTGGGAATTGCTGCCCTGGGGGTTATCGCTGCCAGATCAGTGGTGGAACGCCGGCATCAGATCGGCATGCTGCGGGCCATCGGTTTCCGGCAGGGGATGGTACAGGCCAGCTTTTTGCTGGAGTCATCTTTCATCGCCCTAATGGGGATCACTCTGGGTGTCGTGTTGGGAGTGGCCCTTTCCTATCAGATCATCCCTGACTCGGACGTCGAAGGAATGACCACCGCGATCCCATGGACTATGATTACGCTGATCGCCCTTGGCGCTTATCTGGCATCACTGACCACCACCTTCCTGCCCGCCTATCGAGCTGCCAAGGTTTATCCCGCTGAGGCGCTCCGATACGAATAGGTGGACCGAACGGCACTCAGACGCCAAAGGAAGAAGATGATAGCGGAGCTTCTGCGGTTACTAGTGGCTTAGTCCTCAGCATGGGCTGAGAAAAGTGAATTGGGCTGCGCTTCGCGAGGACTGCTACCCTATAATGAAGATATGCACACGTCTCGTTGCTGGATTTCACTGGAGGGATTGGCGAACTTATACCCCTCCCCTTCTGCGACAATGATCTGGGGAGCATTGGGATCATCTCCCAGCTTTGTTCTCAGGCAGCCAGCAAACACTTTCAGGAATTCCATTGAATCCACGTAGGACCCCCATCGACCCTCCTCCAAAAGGATCCGGCAGGGTATTACGCGGCCTGCATTTCTTACCAGCAGATCCAGCAAAACATATTCTGTGGGAGTAAGCCTGACTTCCTGCCCATCCAGTGTTACCTCATGGACAGCGACGTCGATCCGCAGTCCCCCAATCACAACAGCCTTTTCAGCCTCCATATCCTGACGCTTTTTGCCGTTGGACAATACTCTTTTCACCCTCTCCATGAGATCGGCCTGACTGAATGGCTTTGTAATGTAATCATCTGCACCCAGATCCATGGCACGGGCTTTGCTGAACTCAGTATCGTTCGCGGTCAGAATGACAATAGGCACTCCAGAAAACGTGCGAATTCCACGGCATACTTGTAAGCCATCGACATCGGGCAAGCCAATATCAAGGATGACCACATCAGGAGCGTGTTTTTCGACCAAATCGATGCCTTCAAGGCCTTTGCTGGCAGAAAGGAATTCCACTTTGTCCGGCCAGCGAAGTTCGAAGCACAGCGAAAGGGATTCTATTATCTCCGGGTCATCTTCAATGATGAGTAACTTCATGATTCAATCTCACTTAAGCCAGCGTCCGGACAGTGAATACATACTAACATATGTACAGTGCTTGGTAACTGAGAAATCAGTACCACCCCGGTATGCAGGACAATTAGCAACTGCCGTGCTATTGCAAGGCAGGACAGGCTCTGCTTAAATGAAGCTGACCGACACGAATCGAAAGGGGTGTCAGTCTATCCGGCAAAAGGAGGTTAGTCCGATGGATTTTCGTCTAACCATTGAAGAGAAGCTTATCCAGAAGACGGCCCGTGAGTTCGCCCAAGCTGAAATCGAGCCCATTGCGGCAAAGGTGGAGCGCGAGAAGAAAGTCCCTCGTGACATCGTCAACAAGCTGGGAAAGGCCGGTTTTCTGGGAATGCCTCTCCCCAAGGAATACGGAGGGGGAGATTCGGGTTACCTCAACTGGATACTGGCCCTGGAGCAAATGCACTATCCGGTATCTGCATGCAGCAGCTTCATGAATATGTGCGGCATGGTAGGCCTGGGTATCGTTACCTTCGGGACAGCAGAGCAAAAAGAGCAGTTTTTGAGGCCGATGTGCACCGGCGAAAAGATCGGAAGCTGGGCCTTTACGGAGCCTGCCACGGGATCGGACCCGAAATCGCTGGTCACAAGAGCCGAACTTGATGGAGACTATTGGGTGATCAACGGTATCAAGCGCTTCAACACCGAGGGCAACCACGATGGCCCGGCGGTGGTTTTCGCCAATGTCGACGGGGTAATGACAACCGCTTTCATTGTCGACAAAAACCAGGAAGGATATGTCAACTCCAAGCCCTACGAGCTGATGGGCAACCTTGGCACCGAGACGATGGATACCCGGTTTACTAACATGCGGGTACACAAGAGCCGGCTTCTGGGCGAGATAGGGAAGGGATTCAATATACTGCTTGTGGCAGCGGCAGTCGGCAGGCTGGGGCTATCGACTAAAT from Dehalococcoidia bacterium harbors:
- a CDS encoding CPBP family intramembrane metalloprotease codes for the protein MIRKELQEMQAFLARNYHEAVIISAAALFLILAENHSIYSDWADSLVFYALLPILTVIILLRKNPLDFGLRMGDFRVWRVHVAVACLVALPILLIASRFSSFEEYYSISDFNLPVYLLETIGYQAGWEFMFRGFLLFGLRERFKEASILIQMIPFVLLHIGKPEAEVISTIPTGIYFGYVAYRGNSVWPAFFIHVFINVTFRILVNWC
- a CDS encoding RidA family protein, yielding MDKRIINRKNAPASDAPYSPAIACGSFIFVSGQVPIDPGTGAIISADFGEQAEQCFQNLRAILEEAGSSLEKVVKTTAFLTNLDDFGKLNEAYKRHFPKERPARSCIEASRLPLGARVEIEAIAVI
- a CDS encoding Smr/MutS family protein is translated as MMNRPETEVMLRHLSVEDALANLDQYLNDAFVAGLHTVRVIHGKGTGTLRLVVRRELAHHPLVESFRPAEPREGGAGVTVVRLSRR
- a CDS encoding PQQ-binding-like beta-propeller repeat protein, with product MKKLGGIIAATVAAVVILTMGCAIELPENIWSDFHNNLANTGYSISSGVKDGEVKWDFSGAGSIATSPAVRYDKVYVAAEDGAVYCLKKSGTYVWRYPQQGSIGDVLTSPAVAGDKVFVGSDDGNVYALNAKTGELKWKQPLGAPIHSAPTVASGKVLLGCDDGNLYALDDGDGKIKWKYPTDGPIYTSPAVKTDKVYFGSDDTNVYCLKIKKDKGEFIWKFPTGDKVRSSVAIGGSQIYFGSDDTNVYCIDAGKNMTTYYWKVPTDGPVRSSPALAYSNVFIGSDDGNIYSLEDGKKGGELKWKYPTDGEVRSSPAVAGKIMYVASYDGNIYALDKNKMNDNKVVEALKFKQPVGEGAVDSSPAIASGRLYIGGDKLVCFKD
- a CDS encoding ABC transporter ATP-binding protein produces the protein MKDSNIVQVKGVHKTYDTGQVKVHALRGVDLEIRDGEMMAIMGPSGCGKTTLLNCLSGLDSIDQGEISVKGHIIPKMSDKERTKFRAEEMGFVFQAFNLLPVLNVVENVELPLLLSGTKQREARKRAEDVLELVHLGDQRNKRPAELSGGQQQRVAVARALVNNPVIVWGDEPTGNLDSETAMEIMHVLRSLNKEKGQTFVLVTHSQEVGEFTDRIVRMRDGVIECDSINGKDSCLDNQVR
- a CDS encoding ABC transporter permease; its protein translation is MADLKVMLVPLIVIFALFVAGISVLALRNKVIFKMGARNLPRRPANTLLTCLGLMLAAMIFSASFATGDTLTHSIRSIAVDYIGQVDVMVMSDGVEFGGQGHTMDASSRSVYFDQAELQNVEVALSDLSQKGVVEGVAPAIIETDIPVIARETSLNEPQVTLLGFDYRYMKSFDPLLEKGNRELSLKDLEDKGSGYAYVNTGLAEAISDQNRTIGVGDQIEVYLSQDPTFLTIAGIYKTGGNPTVFSFDTSASIIMPLDHLQALRGSSDINFILITNKGGALTGAKHTDTVMASLEPALNGTGIKAQPIKQDALDQADEGGATFSTMFMVFGSFSIIAGVLLIFLIFVMLAAERKQELGMTRAIGGQRGHIIRLFTFEGTLYALLASAIGAALGLVVAWGMIQMMNSAFEEMGFDLTYYYTASGLIISYTLGVVLTVLVVFFSARNVSRLNIISAIKDIPESKRADKHPIRSIAITVLVPLVGLLSLISGLQEKMQVSYTLGASLLIIGICLVARKLRLPDRPAFTLAGLGLLTFWLIPFSWHPYHDEMSGGMEMFILSGVMLVLGAVWTIMYNSDLLLTAGYVYLRANPGTGADFEASRSLSPGQSVPHRNGRSHVLYDRLHTGGRVCHQCFFQQTAR
- a CDS encoding FtsX-like permease family protein, with translation MAVAMFSMIVFTLVVVSVISASFSKLLDDTERVSGGFDIRAEVSYINPITDINAALEKTDGVGPNDFQAIAGFNTAVANVRDASSDKQNTDGDKKWELLPVVGTDAGYTENVTYNFELVAEKYYNEGASGREVWEALTNNPNLAVVNLALVPTKETGDFGDTGIDLVIGKGRFYLQDKFMPDDIYVEIQNPLTKTTQTLQVIGVVDAMSGPYASLITTSQATINSFLGFPRSSNAYRLMVKPEQKDNIPNLAKNLEKNFLANGMNTEVMAEEVKDYGKTMDMFMNLLMSFMGLGLIVGIAALGVIAARSVVERRHQIGMLRAIGFRQGMVQASFLLESSFIALMGITLGVVLGVALSYQIIPDSDVEGMTTAIPWTMITLIALGAYLASLTTTFLPAYRAAKVYPAEALRYE
- a CDS encoding response regulator transcription factor codes for the protein MKLLIIEDDPEIIESLSLCFELRWPDKVEFLSASKGLEGIDLVEKHAPDVVILDIGLPDVDGLQVCRGIRTFSGVPIVILTANDTEFSKARAMDLGADDYITKPFSQADLMERVKRVLSNGKKRQDMEAEKAVVIGGLRIDVAVHEVTLDGQEVRLTPTEYVLLDLLVRNAGRVIPCRILLEEGRWGSYVDSMEFLKVFAGCLRTKLGDDPNAPQIIVAEGEGYKFANPSSEIQQRDVCISSL
- a CDS encoding acyl-CoA dehydrogenase family protein, encoding MDFRLTIEEKLIQKTAREFAQAEIEPIAAKVEREKKVPRDIVNKLGKAGFLGMPLPKEYGGGDSGYLNWILALEQMHYPVSACSSFMNMCGMVGLGIVTFGTAEQKEQFLRPMCTGEKIGSWAFTEPATGSDPKSLVTRAELDGDYWVINGIKRFNTEGNHDGPAVVFANVDGVMTTAFIVDKNQEGYVNSKPYELMGNLGTETMDTRFTNMRVHKSRLLGEIGKGFNILLVAAAVGRLGLSTKSVAMAQAALDEGVKYAKQRTRRGVPIGSMQAIQWLLAEAAVRVEGARWMTYRTASLKDQGSDILKESSMVKLFATRMAKEAVDMSMQIHGSYGFIKDFKIERIYRAVKENELIEGSSEVQRSIIAGHLMN